The window ACGATAGCCGAGCGACTCGGGCAACTGGGCTGCGAGGCCGCGCAGGGGTATTACATCAGCCGCCCGATGCCGGTCGCACAGTATCCGGACTGGAGTGCCGCGTTCTCGTGGGTGCAGTGAGCCGCGCCGGCGGGCGAGCTCAGGGCCGGCTTCAAATCGGTCGGCGATGAGGCGAGGGCGGTCCGTGCGGCACCCGCCGCATAGACGGAGCCCGTGACGCACATCAGCGAATCGGACGGCACGCGGGCGAGCGTTTCGCTGACCGCTGCCAGCGGGTCGTCGACGGCATGCACGGGGAGGCCGGGGAAGTGCTGCCGGATCCAGTCGGCGATCGCCGACGGTTCGAGCGAGCGCTGACGGTCGGCGCGCGTGACGACGAAGGCGCTCGCCTTCGCAGCGAATATCGGCAGGAGTCCTGCGAGATCCTTCCCGGACGAAATGGAGATGACCATGTGCCGCTCGCGGCAGTCGAGCACGTCCAGCGAGTGCATCAGGGCGCGCGCGGAGGATTCGGTGTGCGCCCCGTCCGCGACAATCCAGGGGCGGCGTCCGAGGATTTCGGTCCGACCCGGCAGCGCGACCTGCGCCAGGCCGCGGCGCGCGGCGTCTGCGAGTTCGGGCAGGGGCAGCAGCTCCGCGTGGAGGATGCACGCGAGCGCCATCGCGGCGTTACCGGCGAGATGGGGGCCCAGCACCGGCAGGGTGAGGTCCATCGCCAGTGGACCGCATTCGACGTGCATGGCCACGCCGTCGGCGGAAGTCCGCGTTACATTCGCGGTGAAGTCGATGCCGAGGCGGTGCAGCGGGGCGGCCCAGTTCGTCGCCTGCGCCTCGATGACTGCGAGCGCCTCGCGGGGCAGGTCGCCGATCACGACAGGCACGGCGGGCTTGATGATTCCCGCCTTCTCGCGGGCGATCGCGGCGAGCGTGGTGCCGAGACGGTCGGTGTGCTCCAGTTCGATGCTGGTGATGCAGGACACGAGCGGGGTGATGACGTTGGTCGGATCCAGGCTCCCGCCGAGGCCGACCTCGATCAGCGCCACGTCGGCCCTGGTGTTCTCGAACAGCGCGAAGGCAGTCGCCGTCGCGAAGTCGAAGAAACCGGGCGGGTGCGCGTTGTCCTGCAGCTCGACGAAGTGGGGCCGGACGCGCTCCACAGCGGCGACGAATTCCGCTTCGCCGACCTCTTGCCCACCGACGCGGTAGCGTTCGCTCCAGCGCTGCAGGTGCGGCGACGTGTAGGTGCCCACGCGCAGGCCGGCCGCGCCGAGCACCGCCTCGCACAGCAGGGCGGTGCTGCCCTTGCCCTTCGAGCCGGCCACATGGATGCAGCGCAGCGCGCGCTGCGGGTTGCCGATGCGGGCGAGCAGGTCACTCATCGGCTGCAGGGCGAGCGCGTCCGGCGGTCGGGAGCGGGACGACTCGGCCGCCACGAGCGCTTCGATGAGCCGGACCACGTCGCCGATGTCGCGCAGCGGTTCGGCGACGGCGTCCGCCAGGCCGGGCGGGGGGCTCATCCCCACGCGGCCTCCATCAACCCCTGCGGCACCGGAAGGCCATGTTGGCGGCAGGCGGCTTCGAGGGTGTTGAGCAGCAGGCAGGCGATGGTCATCGGCCCGACGCCGCCCGGCACCGGCGTGATCGCGCCCGCCACTTCGACGGCGCTGTCGAAGTCCACGTCGCCGACCAGCCGCCCTTTGCCGTCGGGCGTGTCGATGCGGTTGATGCCGACGTCGATCACCGTCGCGCCGGGCTTGATCCAGTCGCCGGGAACCATGCGCGGCCGGCCCACCGCGGCGACGAGGATGTCGGCGCGCCGGCATTCGTCCGCCAGGTCGCGCGTCCTGGAATGAGCGACGGTCACCGTGCAGCTCTCGCGCAGAAGCAGCGCGGCCATCGGCTTGCCGACGATGTTCGAACGTCCCAGCACGACCGCGCGCAGGCCCGCAAGATCGCCCAGGCGATGCTTGAGCAGCATCAGGCAGCCCAGCGGCGTGCAGGGCACCATGCCGTCGCCGCCGGTCGCCAGCGCGCCGGCATTGACGGGATGGAAGCCGTCGATGTCCTTCTCGGGGCGGATCGCGTTGATGACGCGATCGGCGTCGACCTGCGGCGGCAGCGGCAACTGCACGAGGATGCCGTGAACGGCCGGATCCTCGTTGAGCCGATCGATCAGCTCCAGCACCTTTTCCTGCGGCACGTTGTACGGCAGCCGGTACTCGAACGAGGCCATCGCCGCTTCACGGGCCTGGCGTGCCTTGTTGCGGACGTACACCTGGCTGGCCGGGTCCTCGCCGACAAGGATCACGGCGAGGCCAGGGGTGACGAGATGCTGCTCGCGCAGACGCACGACGTGGCGGCCGATCTCGGCACGCAGGTGCTCGGCGGCTTGCTTGCCGTCGATGATCACGGCGTTCATCGGAACACCACCGTCTTGTTGCCGGTGAGGAAGACGCGGTGCTCGATGTGGTATTTGACGGCACGTGCGAGCGCCAGGCATTCAGTGTCGCGGCCGACGGCGACGAGGTGTTCCGGCTGGTAGGTGTGATCGACGCGCTCGACGGCCTGCTCGATGATCGGGCCCTCGTCCAGATCGGAGGTCACGTAGTGCGCGGTCGCGCCGATCAGTTTCACGCCGCGGTCATGCGCCTGGTGATAGGGTTTCGCGCCCTTGAAGCCGGGCAGGAAGGAGTGGTGGATGTTGATCGCGCGGCCCGAGAGCTTGCGGCACAGGTCCTCGGACAGCACCTGCATGTAGCGTGCGAGCACGACCAGATCGGTGCCCGTCTCGGCGACGAGTTCGAGCAGGCGCTCCTCCTGCGCCGCCTTCGTCTCGGACGTCACCGGCAGGTGATGGAAGGGGATGCCGTGCCAGTCCGCGAGGCGCTTGAGGTCCGGATGGTTCGACACGATCGCCGGCACCTCCATCTTCAGCTCGCCGGTGCGAAGTCGATAGAGCAGGTCATCGAGGCAGTGGTCGAACTTCGACACCATCAGCAGCACCTTCGGGCGCGCCAGCGTGTCGTGCATCTCCCACGTGAAGTCTTCCTCGGCGCGCGGCAATTCGTTGCCGAAGGCGCGCTTGAGCTCGTCGAAGGACGGCGTGCGGCCCGACGTCGTCGAGAAGACCGTGCGCACGAAGAAACGCCCGGTGAGGATCTCGTCGAATTGCTGCATCTCCATGATGTAGCAGTGGCGCTCGGCCAGGAAGCTCGAGATGCGGGCGACCGTGCCGATCACGCCCTTGCAGCTCGCCTTGAGTACGTAAATGTTCTTGCCTTCGGTCATTACCGACATCGCGCGTCTCCTCTTTGTCATATGGTTGGCCGTTGCGGACGATGTCATCCGTCCGGCGTTTGGCTGTCGCCCAATTTAGTCTTCCGGGGAGCGCTTGCCTGTCTGGTTACGACAATTTCGGATCGCCTCACGACACCCGCGCCCGCGCTGGCAATGGCGTCCATCGCGGGGAAATCCGGCTGTCGCGTTTGGACATGGAGGGGTCGTTGAGGCGCCTGCCAGTTGCGGGGGCTACGCCTAACCTGTGCCGCATCGGGTCCGCTGCGGTCGGCACCCGCAACGACCTGAAGGAGAAGACGACATGGCGGAACAGTTCGACGACGAGGATTTCGACCTGGCGGCATTGCCCGATGACGAACTCATCGAGCAAGTGCACGACGACCTCTACAACGGCCTGCGCGACGAGATCGTGGAGGCGACCAACATCCTGCTGTCGCGCGGCTGGAGCGCAAGCCGGGTGCTCGACG is drawn from Azoarcus sp. DN11 and contains these coding sequences:
- a CDS encoding folylpolyglutamate synthase/dihydrofolate synthase family protein is translated as MSPPPGLADAVAEPLRDIGDVVRLIEALVAAESSRSRPPDALALQPMSDLLARIGNPQRALRCIHVAGSKGKGSTALLCEAVLGAAGLRVGTYTSPHLQRWSERYRVGGQEVGEAEFVAAVERVRPHFVELQDNAHPPGFFDFATATAFALFENTRADVALIEVGLGGSLDPTNVITPLVSCITSIELEHTDRLGTTLAAIAREKAGIIKPAVPVVIGDLPREALAVIEAQATNWAAPLHRLGIDFTANVTRTSADGVAMHVECGPLAMDLTLPVLGPHLAGNAAMALACILHAELLPLPELADAARRGLAQVALPGRTEILGRRPWIVADGAHTESSARALMHSLDVLDCRERHMVISISSGKDLAGLLPIFAAKASAFVVTRADRQRSLEPSAIADWIRQHFPGLPVHAVDDPLAAVSETLARVPSDSLMCVTGSVYAAGAARTALASSPTDLKPALSSPAGAAHCTHENAALQSGYCATGIGRLM
- the purU gene encoding formyltetrahydrofolate deformylase; amino-acid sequence: MTEGKNIYVLKASCKGVIGTVARISSFLAERHCYIMEMQQFDEILTGRFFVRTVFSTTSGRTPSFDELKRAFGNELPRAEEDFTWEMHDTLARPKVLLMVSKFDHCLDDLLYRLRTGELKMEVPAIVSNHPDLKRLADWHGIPFHHLPVTSETKAAQEERLLELVAETGTDLVVLARYMQVLSEDLCRKLSGRAINIHHSFLPGFKGAKPYHQAHDRGVKLIGATAHYVTSDLDEGPIIEQAVERVDHTYQPEHLVAVGRDTECLALARAVKYHIEHRVFLTGNKTVVFR
- the folD gene encoding bifunctional methylenetetrahydrofolate dehydrogenase/methenyltetrahydrofolate cyclohydrolase FolD — protein: MNAVIIDGKQAAEHLRAEIGRHVVRLREQHLVTPGLAVILVGEDPASQVYVRNKARQAREAAMASFEYRLPYNVPQEKVLELIDRLNEDPAVHGILVQLPLPPQVDADRVINAIRPEKDIDGFHPVNAGALATGGDGMVPCTPLGCLMLLKHRLGDLAGLRAVVLGRSNIVGKPMAALLLRESCTVTVAHSRTRDLADECRRADILVAAVGRPRMVPGDWIKPGATVIDVGINRIDTPDGKGRLVGDVDFDSAVEVAGAITPVPGGVGPMTIACLLLNTLEAACRQHGLPVPQGLMEAAWG